Proteins encoded by one window of Phenylobacterium soli:
- a CDS encoding response regulator transcription factor yields the protein MPTSTIVLIVEDEILIQDLLESAFTDEGFEVYVLSSGAEAMAYLDGCANFPRGLVTDINLGAAPDGWQIGRRVRELSPTTPVIYMSGDSGHEWGLHGVAESLMVQKPFQPTQVVSAMRAMLEV from the coding sequence ATGCCCACCTCAACTATCGTTCTGATCGTTGAGGACGAAATCCTCATCCAAGACCTTCTCGAAAGCGCCTTTACCGACGAAGGCTTCGAGGTCTATGTGCTCTCAAGCGGCGCCGAAGCGATGGCCTATTTGGATGGCTGCGCCAATTTTCCGCGCGGGCTCGTCACCGACATCAATCTGGGAGCGGCGCCGGACGGATGGCAGATCGGGCGGCGCGTCCGCGAACTCAGCCCCACGACCCCAGTGATCTACATGTCCGGGGACAGCGGACATGAATGGGGCCTCCACGGGGTGGCTGAGAGCCTGATGGTGCAGAAGCCCTTTCAGCCGACGCAAGTCGTATCGGCGATGCGCGCAATGCTGGAAGTGTAG
- a CDS encoding DUF1003 domain-containing protein: protein MDALRLRHELHDEEARLLSELRTLRRSQRAADPTTVNTMLTPGQRVADLVAATMGSWRFIVIQSVLLVLWVTLNITAYVRHWDPYPFILLNLALSFQAAYAAPFIMMSQNRQQDVDRREAANDYHINVKAELEIELLHEKIDQLRDKEVLALTQAVQSLVGLLQKS, encoded by the coding sequence ATGGATGCCCTGCGTCTGAGGCACGAATTGCACGATGAAGAGGCGAGGCTCCTGAGCGAACTGAGAACGCTCCGCCGAAGCCAGCGGGCCGCAGATCCGACCACCGTCAACACGATGCTCACGCCTGGCCAGCGCGTCGCCGATCTGGTCGCCGCCACTATGGGATCATGGCGCTTCATCGTTATCCAGTCGGTATTGCTGGTCCTTTGGGTGACCCTGAACATCACCGCGTATGTGCGCCACTGGGACCCCTACCCGTTCATCCTGCTGAACCTCGCGCTTTCATTCCAGGCCGCCTACGCAGCTCCATTCATCATGATGAGTCAGAACCGCCAGCAGGACGTCGACCGGCGGGAAGCGGCGAACGACTACCACATCAACGTGAAGGCGGAGCTGGAGATCGAACTCCTCCACGAGAAGATCGACCAGCTTCGCGACAAGGAGGTTCTCGCGCTGACCCAGGCCGTCCAGAGTCTGGTGGGTCTTCTTCAAAAGTCGTGA